The DNA sequence TGGGTGGGCGGCAGCAAGGAGGCGAACGTGCTCCGGCTGCTTCCCTGGCTCGAGATGGGCTGGGCGGTGGTCAACGTGCAGTACCGCCTCGGCCGGGTCTCGCGCGCGCCGGCTGCCGTGGAGGACTGCCTCTGCGCCCTCCACTGGGTGAAGGCGAACGCTGACGACTACGGCTTCGACGCCAACCGCATCGTCGTCACCGGCAACTCGGCCGGCGGACACCTGGCGCTCACCACCGGGATGATTCCCGGTTCATCGGGTCTCGACCTGGAGTGCCAGCCGCGCGGCGAACTCGGCGTGGCCGCCATCATCAACTGGTATGGCATCACCGACGTGGGCGACCTCCTGGCCGGCGCCAACGAGAAGTCGTACGCCGTGCGCTGGATGGGAAGCCTCGCCGACCGGATGGACGTGGCGGAACGGGTTTCGCCGCTCTCCTATGTCCGTTCCGGCCTTCCGCCAACGCTGACGATCCACGGGGACGCCGACGGGATCGTTCCGCACCAGCATGCGGTTCGGCTGCACGAGGCACTGTCGGGCGCCGGCGTCTCGAACGAGCTGCATACCGTTCCGGGCGGCGGGCACGGCGGATTCAGCCGTGACGAGACTATCGCCATCTTCGAGACGATCCATCGCTTCCTGGGCCAGCATGGCCTGGGTGGCGCGCAGGCAACGACTGAAGGCCAGCCGTGACCCGGGTGACGCGCGTCGCGGTTGCGACGCGCGTGCGGCCTGCGCTCACTGTCGGGCGCGCCGGCGCCAGGCTTCTGGCGCTGGTCACCGGCGCGGCGGCAGTGTTCTGGCTGGCTGCCGTTCCCGTCGCGCTGGCCGGACAGTCGTCGAACGACAATGAGGCCCTGGACGCCGCGGTAGAGCGGTTCTGGGCGTCAGCGACCGACGCGGAGTTCGCTGCCGCGTCGTCCGGCATCTTTGCCCTCGATCCGGACATCGAGTCGGTCTGGCCCCGCCTCCGCGCCGGCCGCACCTACCGCGACGATGTCCCGACCGGCCGGCAACTGCTGGCCCGCGCCAACCGCGATGGGGTGGAGCACCCGTACATCGTCCGCGTGCCGGACAGCTACGACCCGGCGGTCCGCTACCCGCTGGTCGTCTACCTCCATGGAGGTGTGTCACGGCCGAAGCGGGACGACGGAAGCTGGTGGCGCCGGGAGGAGCGCCTGGCGCGCGACGACGCCATCGTCGTGGCGCCGCTCTCATGGGCGGAGTCGCTCTGGTGGGAGGGGAGCCAGGTCGAGAACCTGATCGGCGTCGTGCACGACCTGAAGCGGACCTACAACATCGACGAGAACCGGGTCCATATGATCGGCGTCTCGGACGGGGCGACGGGCGGCTACTACCAGGCGATGACGGCGACCACGCCATGGGCCGGCTTCATCCTGCTGATTGGCCATCCGGTAGTTCTCGCCAACCCCGCCTCCGAGGTGGATGCGGACCTGCACGTCACGAACCTCCGCAACAAGCCGCTCTTCGTCGTCAACGGCGGCCGCGACCGCCTCTATCCGGCGGCGACGGTCATTCCCTTCATGCGGCTTTTTCAGGATGCGGGAGTTTTTCTGGACTTCCGCGCCCGGCCAGAGGCAGGCCACAACACCGACTGGTGGGACGACGAGGCGGAGGCCATGACGGCGTTCATGGCCGAGCAGACGCGCCGCTCGCTGCCGCCACGGGTCTCCTGGGAGACGGGCTCGACGGACCGTTTCAACCGGGCCCACTGGCTGGTGATCGACGAGCTGGGCGGGGTAGACGGGGAGCCGGAACTCGACCCGTACAACACGATCCTGGATCCGAACCAGGGGATGCAGCTCGGCATCAACATGATCGGCGAGTTGCAGGACGGCACTGGCCTGCGCGTCCTGGAGGTGGGCGAGGATTCCATCGCGTCGGCCGGCGGGATGGTGGACAACGACACCATCGTCGCCGTCGACGGCCAGTTCAACCCGTCGGTCGACGACCTGAAGGAGGCGCTCATCGGCTTCGCGCCAGGGCAGCGGATCCCTCTCGTCATCGAGCGGTCGGGGGAGCGGCTCGACGTCGCGCTGGTCTATCCCGCCGATGCCGCTCCGCAGGGCCGGCAGGCGTTCCCGAGACGCAACCCGGCCGGCCGCGTCGAGCTGGATCAGCGCGGTAACCGGGTCAACGTCTACACCCGCGGCGTTCGCCGCTTCACCCTGCTGCTGTCGCCCGAGCAGTTCGACTTCACGCAGCCGATCATGGTCAGCGTCAATGGCGTGACCGCGTTCGACGGCATGGTCGAGCCGGATGTGGAGGCCCTGCTGCGCTGGGCCGCCATCGATCAGGATCGGACCGCCATGTTCGGCGCCGAGTTGCCGATCGACGTGCCGCCGGCGCCGTAGTCTCGGGGGGGGCGCGCACACCGGATCCTGGATGTCGGACCTCCGGAAGATCTACGTCGCCGATGATCAGGGCGACGCCCACCTGCTGCGCGGTCTGCTCGAGCGCGAGGGGATTGACGTCGTGATTCGCGGCGCCGACTTCGTGCCGCTCCAGGGCGGAACCCTCTTCGGCATGGAGACCCGTCCCTCGCTCTGGGTGCTCGCGGACGATGCGGTGCTCTACGCCCGCGCCGTCGAGATCGCCGAGGAGTACGCCGCCTCCAAGGGCGCGCCCGCCCCCACGGAGGCTGAGACGTGGCGTTGCCGCAGGTGCGGCGAGGAGATAGAAGCGCAGTTCACCGCGTGCTGGAGCTGCGGGGCGGAACGCTAGCTCTGGCCGGTGCGCCGGCCTCCAGGCCGGCAAGAACGGTGCGCCGTGTCTGGCGCGCGGCCTCAGCCGGCCGGAATCGACACCATCCCGAGCGCGATGCCGACGCCTATGCCGACCGCGTAGAGCGTGTAGAGGGAGAGCAGCACGATTCCCGCCGGCCGCCGAACGACGCCGTACTTCAGCACCACGGCGATCACCGTCAGGAAAAAGAGCGCCATCCAGGGCAGGCCGTAGCGCTGACTGAAGAGGTCGAGGTTGAGCGGCTCGATCGCGCCCGACATGCCGACGATCAGGAACAGGTTCAGGACATTCGCGCCGATGATGTTGCCGAGCGACAGGTCGGGCACGCCCTTGCGGGCCGCCGTCACGCCCGTGACCAGCTCAGGCACCGACGTGCCTATCGCGATGACCGTGAAGCCGATCACCGACGACGGAATGCCCGCCGCCAACGCAAGGTTCTGCCCGGAGGTAACAAGGAAGTAGCTGCCGGCGAGGACGCACCCGCCACCG is a window from the Acidobacteriota bacterium genome containing:
- a CDS encoding PDZ domain-containing protein gives rise to the protein MTRVTRVAVATRVRPALTVGRAGARLLALVTGAAAVFWLAAVPVALAGQSSNDNEALDAAVERFWASATDAEFAAASSGIFALDPDIESVWPRLRAGRTYRDDVPTGRQLLARANRDGVEHPYIVRVPDSYDPAVRYPLVVYLHGGVSRPKRDDGSWWRREERLARDDAIVVAPLSWAESLWWEGSQVENLIGVVHDLKRTYNIDENRVHMIGVSDGATGGYYQAMTATTPWAGFILLIGHPVVLANPASEVDADLHVTNLRNKPLFVVNGGRDRLYPAATVIPFMRLFQDAGVFLDFRARPEAGHNTDWWDDEAEAMTAFMAEQTRRSLPPRVSWETGSTDRFNRAHWLVIDELGGVDGEPELDPYNTILDPNQGMQLGINMIGELQDGTGLRVLEVGEDSIASAGGMVDNDTIVAVDGQFNPSVDDLKEALIGFAPGQRIPLVIERSGERLDVALVYPADAAPQGRQAFPRRNPAGRVELDQRGNRVNVYTRGVRRFTLLLSPEQFDFTQPIMVSVNGVTAFDGMVEPDVEALLRWAAIDQDRTAMFGAELPIDVPPAP
- a CDS encoding DUF2007 domain-containing protein — protein: MWRPCCAGPPSIRIGPPCSAPSCRSTCRRRRSLGGGAHTGSWMSDLRKIYVADDQGDAHLLRGLLEREGIDVVIRGADFVPLQGGTLFGMETRPSLWVLADDAVLYARAVEIAEEYAASKGAPAPTEAETWRCRRCGEEIEAQFTACWSCGAER
- a CDS encoding alpha/beta hydrolase, whose amino-acid sequence is MTSRSLVVACVLAVVALAGAPSDADAQLGQTETWASHVSNEYRVVPNVTYHVANGFENRVDLYLPRNSPGPSPVLMYIHGGGWVGGSKEANVLRLLPWLEMGWAVVNVQYRLGRVSRAPAAVEDCLCALHWVKANADDYGFDANRIVVTGNSAGGHLALTTGMIPGSSGLDLECQPRGELGVAAIINWYGITDVGDLLAGANEKSYAVRWMGSLADRMDVAERVSPLSYVRSGLPPTLTIHGDADGIVPHQHAVRLHEALSGAGVSNELHTVPGGGHGGFSRDETIAIFETIHRFLGQHGLGGAQATTEGQP